A window of the Acidimicrobiales bacterium genome harbors these coding sequences:
- the selD gene encoding selenide, water dikinase SelD — protein MVKRLTEFSHGAGUACKLAPSELAHVLGRLTPNSDERILVDAATGDDAAVWRLDDDRALVFTADFITPVVDDATTWGRIAACNAVSDVYAMGGRPLIALNLVGWNNDELPADLLGDVLAGAAEVAAEGGFFLVGGHTVDDPEPKFGLAVVGEADPDHLITNAGLRPDQTLVLTKPLGIGVISTALKAGSAPVDVVEAAVNQMTRLNAEASRVALAHGATGGTDVTGFGLIGHLGRAARESGVDVDLSVGSVPFIDGVRALADAGFVPGGSRRNLASLIDQVDEGDTDDLTVLLLADAQTSGGLVFGVDPDHVDDVLAQLAATGHTAAAIGRTRDPDDAANPGMLHLLA, from the coding sequence ATGGTCAAACGACTCACCGAGTTCAGCCACGGCGCTGGTTGAGCATGCAAGCTCGCCCCGAGCGAGTTGGCCCACGTGTTGGGCCGTCTCACCCCCAACAGTGACGAACGCATCCTGGTCGACGCCGCAACCGGCGACGACGCCGCCGTCTGGCGTCTCGATGACGACCGGGCACTCGTGTTCACCGCCGACTTCATCACTCCCGTCGTCGATGATGCGACGACCTGGGGTCGGATCGCCGCGTGCAATGCGGTGTCCGACGTCTATGCCATGGGTGGCCGCCCGTTGATCGCCCTGAACCTGGTCGGCTGGAACAACGACGAGCTCCCAGCCGACCTGTTGGGCGACGTCCTTGCGGGCGCCGCCGAGGTGGCAGCCGAGGGTGGGTTCTTCCTCGTGGGCGGGCACACCGTCGACGACCCCGAGCCGAAGTTCGGGCTGGCCGTGGTGGGCGAGGCCGACCCCGATCACCTGATCACCAATGCCGGCCTGCGACCCGATCAAACGCTCGTTCTCACCAAGCCGCTCGGCATCGGCGTGATCTCGACCGCACTCAAGGCGGGTTCGGCGCCAGTCGACGTGGTCGAAGCCGCCGTCAACCAGATGACCAGACTCAACGCCGAGGCGTCACGCGTGGCGCTCGCTCACGGCGCGACCGGAGGCACCGACGTCACCGGGTTCGGACTCATCGGCCATCTGGGCCGGGCCGCCCGTGAATCCGGTGTCGACGTCGACCTGTCGGTCGGTTCCGTGCCGTTCATCGACGGTGTGCGAGCGCTGGCCGACGCCGGCTTCGTTCCCGGCGGTTCCCGACGCAATCTGGCCTCGCTGATCGACCAGGTCGACGAGGGCGACACCGACGATCTCACGGTGCTCCTCCTCGCCGACGCCCAGACCTCGGGCGGTCTCGTCTTCGGTGTCGACCCCGACCATGTCGACGACGTCCTCGCCCAGCTCGCGGCGACCGGCCACACCGCCGCTGCGATCGGCCGCACCCGGGATCCCGACGACGCCGCCAACCCCGGCATGCTCCACCTGCTCGCATGA
- a CDS encoding MBL fold metallo-hydrolase: MAGPAFNTDFEPEYGAVVELSPLIRRVVAPNANPFTFKGTGVYLIGRGEVAVIDPGPSLDTHLDAVLDALDEGEQVTQILVTHTHTDHTAGVAKLVERTGAPTYGFGPHGPVPEHDPLEAISFDEYFTAEEKQKIEKMWNDMPEELKREGPDTEFVPDHAVGDGDRISSEAGGWTIEVVHTPGHTSNHVCFGLVEEKTLFTGDHVMGWATSVISPPDGDLFDYMASLRKLLERDDERFWPTHGPAIDDPKTYVQSFLDHRNGREAQIVAALGEGPSTIKDLVPAMYADTTKQLWRAAANSVYSHLLALHREGRATTDSGEPSLVATWRLS; the protein is encoded by the coding sequence ATGGCCGGACCTGCCTTCAACACCGACTTCGAGCCCGAGTACGGCGCCGTCGTCGAGCTCTCCCCACTCATCCGACGCGTCGTCGCTCCCAACGCCAACCCCTTCACGTTCAAGGGCACCGGTGTGTATCTGATCGGGCGGGGTGAGGTGGCCGTGATCGATCCGGGGCCGAGTCTCGACACCCATCTCGACGCCGTACTCGACGCCCTCGACGAAGGGGAACAGGTCACCCAGATCCTCGTCACCCACACCCACACCGACCACACCGCCGGCGTGGCCAAGTTGGTCGAGCGCACCGGCGCCCCCACCTACGGGTTCGGGCCCCATGGCCCGGTGCCCGAGCACGATCCGCTCGAAGCGATCAGTTTCGACGAGTACTTCACCGCCGAGGAGAAGCAGAAGATCGAGAAGATGTGGAACGACATGCCCGAGGAACTCAAACGTGAGGGCCCCGACACCGAGTTCGTTCCCGACCACGCAGTGGGCGACGGCGACCGGATCTCGAGCGAGGCCGGCGGCTGGACCATCGAGGTCGTCCACACGCCGGGCCACACGTCCAACCATGTGTGCTTCGGCCTGGTGGAAGAGAAGACGCTGTTCACCGGCGATCACGTGATGGGCTGGGCCACGTCGGTCATCTCGCCACCCGATGGCGACCTGTTCGACTACATGGCCTCGCTGCGCAAGCTGCTCGAACGAGACGACGAGCGTTTCTGGCCCACCCACGGACCGGCGATCGACGATCCGAAGACCTACGTCCAGTCGTTCCTCGACCATCGCAACGGGCGTGAGGCCCAGATCGTGGCGGCGCTGGGGGAGGGACCCAGCACGATCAAGGACCTGGTTCCGGCCATGTACGCCGACACCACCAAGCAGCTGTGGCGAGCGGCCGCCAACTCGGTCTACTCCCACCTCCTCGCCCTGCATCGAGAAGGGCGGGCCACCACCGACTCGGGCGAACCGAGCCTGGTCGCCACCTGGCGTCTCAGCTGA
- a CDS encoding thioesterase family protein encodes MTLHRTEISVRWAELDPYAHVNHAVYVGYLEVARAEALDHIGLSLPMVSKAGLQFVVVELNVKYKRAAEMGDQLVVETSLDRTSRATSTWHQRILRGDEVMIVGSVTAAVTDATGRPVRPPQWISDALERLRP; translated from the coding sequence ATGACCCTCCACCGCACCGAGATCTCCGTTCGATGGGCCGAGCTCGACCCGTACGCCCATGTCAACCACGCCGTCTACGTCGGGTATCTCGAAGTGGCCCGTGCCGAAGCACTCGACCACATCGGATTGTCGCTGCCCATGGTGAGCAAGGCTGGCCTGCAATTCGTGGTCGTCGAACTCAACGTGAAGTACAAGCGAGCCGCGGAGATGGGCGACCAACTTGTCGTCGAAACCAGCCTCGACCGGACGAGCCGAGCCACCTCGACCTGGCACCAGCGCATCCTGCGCGGCGACGAGGTCATGATCGTCGGGTCGGTCACCGCCGCCGTCACCGACGCCACCGGCCGTCCGGTCCGCCCGCCCCAGTGGATCTCCGACGCCCTCGAGCGCTTGCGGCCTTGA
- a CDS encoding aldo/keto reductase: MSLVDASPRQIGSFEVGPLGFGCWRFTHASVDEATAILEVALDAGMNLIDTADVYGLDWGGTGFGLNEEILGKVLAAHPGLRDRMVLATKGGIRPPVPYNSGRDYIVSACDDSLRRLGVERIDLYQIHRPDFYTHPEELAGALTELRTAGKIAEVGVSNYLPAQTDALQAYLDFPIVTDQPQFSLLFTDPLRDGSLDRAMRVKATPLAWSPLGGGSLATGEGLDEALLGVLDGLAQREGVDRAAIALAWVLAHPSRPVALVGSQTPSRLSGYGNALGVTLERSDVYALLQAAEGVPLP, translated from the coding sequence ATGTCACTCGTCGATGCATCGCCCCGTCAGATCGGCTCCTTCGAGGTGGGACCGCTCGGGTTCGGTTGTTGGCGCTTCACCCATGCCTCGGTCGACGAGGCCACAGCGATCCTCGAGGTGGCCTTGGACGCAGGGATGAACCTCATCGACACCGCCGATGTCTATGGCCTCGACTGGGGTGGCACCGGCTTCGGGCTGAACGAGGAGATCCTCGGCAAGGTGCTCGCAGCCCATCCCGGCCTGCGCGACCGGATGGTGTTGGCGACCAAGGGCGGCATCCGGCCGCCGGTTCCCTACAACAGCGGGCGCGACTACATCGTGTCAGCCTGCGACGACAGCCTGCGGCGGCTCGGCGTCGAACGAATCGACCTCTACCAGATCCACCGTCCCGACTTCTACACCCATCCCGAAGAGCTCGCCGGAGCGCTCACGGAGCTGCGAACGGCGGGCAAGATCGCCGAGGTCGGCGTGTCGAACTACCTGCCGGCGCAGACCGACGCCCTGCAGGCCTACCTCGACTTCCCGATCGTCACCGACCAGCCGCAGTTCTCGCTGCTGTTCACCGATCCGCTGCGAGACGGCAGCCTCGACCGTGCGATGCGCGTCAAGGCCACACCGCTTGCGTGGAGCCCCCTCGGTGGTGGCTCGTTGGCGACGGGTGAGGGCCTCGACGAGGCACTGCTCGGCGTGCTCGACGGACTCGCTCAGCGCGAAGGCGTCGATCGCGCCGCCATTGCCCTGGCGTGGGTGCTCGCGCATCCGTCGCGACCCGTGGCCCTGGTCGGATCGCAGACGCCGTCGCGCCTGTCGGGCTACGGCAACGCGCTCGGTGTCACACTCGAACGGAGCGATGTCTACGCGCTCCTGCAGGCGGCCGAAGGTGTTCCCTTGCCATGA
- the guaB gene encoding IMP dehydrogenase, with protein MPHINDAVFRGAEALTFDDLLVVPGWSEVLPHDVDTSTQLGELTLRVPLMSAAMDTVTEAPLAVAIAREGGIGILHRNLSIDEQAEQVERVKKAQSGMISAPVRLGPDASLADAEVIMNRHKISGVPICDADDHLLGILTNRDIRFCGDDEYERNVTEYMTQAPLVTAPVGTTLDEAVAILHKHRIEKLPLVDADNRLAGLITVKDINKRIEKPDATLDADGRLCVGAAVGVTDTAERAEALAASGVDMLVIDTAHGHTRGVIDAIRTIKKGWPHVMVVGGNVVTREGVDALVEAGADVVKVGVGAGSICTTRIVSGAGMPQMSAIYECAEAARSHRGAGRPLPIIADGGVVSSGDIVKAFAAGADAVMLGNLLAGVDEAPGDLELVDGAMWKTYRGMGSAGAMRGRATDRYGTGQAPGKHVPEGVEARVRYAGALTELMSQLVGGLRSGMGYAGAAELSDLQERTRLVRITGAGLRESHPHDVAVTRD; from the coding sequence ATGCCGCACATCAATGACGCCGTCTTCCGTGGCGCCGAAGCCCTGACGTTCGACGACCTGCTCGTCGTCCCAGGATGGAGCGAAGTGCTGCCCCACGACGTCGACACCAGCACCCAGCTCGGCGAGCTGACCCTGCGGGTGCCGCTCATGTCGGCCGCCATGGACACCGTCACCGAAGCCCCGCTGGCCGTGGCGATTGCCCGTGAGGGCGGCATCGGCATCCTGCACCGCAACCTTTCGATCGACGAGCAGGCCGAGCAGGTCGAGCGTGTGAAGAAGGCCCAGTCGGGGATGATCTCGGCCCCGGTTCGCCTCGGCCCCGACGCGTCGCTGGCCGATGCCGAGGTCATCATGAATCGCCACAAGATCTCGGGTGTACCGATCTGTGATGCCGACGACCATCTCCTCGGCATCCTCACCAACCGCGACATTCGCTTCTGCGGCGACGACGAGTACGAGCGGAACGTCACCGAATACATGACCCAGGCACCCCTCGTCACGGCGCCGGTCGGCACCACGCTCGACGAGGCGGTGGCGATCCTGCACAAGCACCGGATCGAGAAGCTCCCACTGGTCGACGCCGACAACCGGCTGGCCGGCCTCATCACGGTCAAGGACATCAACAAACGGATCGAGAAGCCCGACGCCACGCTCGATGCCGATGGCCGACTCTGCGTCGGTGCCGCCGTCGGGGTCACCGACACCGCCGAGCGAGCCGAGGCGCTGGCCGCCTCCGGTGTCGACATGCTCGTGATCGACACGGCGCACGGCCACACCCGTGGCGTGATCGACGCGATCCGCACCATCAAGAAGGGATGGCCGCACGTCATGGTGGTCGGCGGCAACGTCGTCACCCGCGAAGGTGTCGACGCCCTCGTCGAGGCCGGGGCCGACGTCGTCAAGGTCGGCGTGGGTGCCGGGTCGATCTGCACCACCCGCATCGTCTCCGGTGCCGGCATGCCACAGATGTCGGCGATCTACGAATGTGCCGAGGCGGCGCGCTCACACCGTGGTGCCGGCCGGCCGCTGCCGATCATCGCCGATGGTGGCGTGGTGTCGTCGGGCGACATCGTGAAGGCATTCGCCGCCGGCGCCGATGCGGTCATGCTCGGCAATCTCCTGGCCGGCGTCGACGAGGCGCCGGGCGATCTCGAGTTGGTCGACGGCGCGATGTGGAAGACCTACCGGGGGATGGGATCCGCCGGTGCCATGCGTGGCCGGGCGACCGATCGCTACGGCACCGGTCAAGCACCGGGCAAGCACGTGCCCGAAGGTGTCGAGGCCCGTGTCCGCTACGCCGGTGCGTTGACCGAGCTGATGAGCCAGCTGGTCGGCGGGCTGCGCTCGGGCATGGGCTATGCCGGGGCGGCCGAGTTGTCCGATCTCCAGGAGCGCACCCGTCTGGTGCGCATCACCGGTGCCGGCTTGCGCGAGAGCCATCCGCACGATGTCGCAGTGACCCGCGACTGA
- the serB gene encoding phosphoserine phosphatase SerB: MNERATETILVRISGPDQPGITAGLMDVLGIADAQIQDIEQIIIRGRLSLSLVITVPKGKDLLKELLLFGWEYDVDVDFDVVPESSPRRHQGLIVTLIAPHVHPNEFGAVASVISANHGNIDRIVRLAKYPVMAYELVVSGVDVEPIRSALLTVAKDLVCDLAVHREGLGRRAARLVVLDVDSTLIADEVIELIADEVGCRDEVAAITDRAMRGELDFAASLRERVALLAGLDAARLDAVRERVTLTPGARTFIRTLQRLGYHTAIVSGGFTAVTDHLAADLGIDHAHANELEIIDGVLTGRVLGDIVDRAAKADFVRRIAAQHGIPLDQVVAVGDGANDLDMLSAAGLGIAFNAKPIVAERADTSVNVPYLDAVLFVLGISRDEIEAADEAEGRALS; this comes from the coding sequence GTGAACGAACGGGCGACCGAGACGATCCTGGTCCGCATCTCCGGACCTGACCAGCCCGGCATCACCGCCGGGCTGATGGACGTCCTCGGGATCGCCGACGCCCAGATCCAGGACATCGAGCAGATCATCATCCGCGGCCGCCTGTCGCTCAGCCTCGTGATCACCGTCCCCAAGGGCAAGGATCTCCTCAAGGAGCTCCTGCTCTTCGGTTGGGAGTACGACGTCGACGTCGACTTCGACGTCGTGCCCGAGAGCTCACCGCGGCGGCATCAGGGGCTGATCGTCACGCTCATTGCTCCGCATGTCCACCCCAACGAGTTCGGTGCAGTGGCGTCGGTCATCTCGGCCAATCACGGCAACATCGACCGCATCGTCCGCCTCGCCAAGTATCCGGTGATGGCCTACGAGCTGGTCGTGTCAGGTGTGGACGTCGAACCGATCCGCTCGGCCTTGCTCACGGTGGCCAAGGATCTGGTCTGCGACCTCGCCGTGCATCGAGAGGGTCTCGGCCGACGCGCCGCCCGCCTCGTCGTGCTCGACGTCGACTCCACCCTGATTGCCGACGAGGTCATCGAGCTCATCGCCGACGAGGTCGGTTGCCGAGACGAGGTGGCGGCCATCACCGATCGCGCCATGCGCGGCGAACTCGACTTTGCGGCCTCGTTGCGGGAGCGGGTCGCCCTGCTCGCCGGGCTCGACGCCGCACGCCTCGATGCGGTGCGGGAGCGGGTCACCCTCACGCCCGGCGCACGCACGTTCATCCGCACCCTGCAGCGGCTGGGCTACCACACCGCCATCGTGAGCGGCGGGTTCACGGCGGTCACCGACCATCTCGCCGCCGACCTCGGCATCGACCATGCGCACGCCAACGAGCTCGAGATCATCGACGGTGTGCTCACCGGCCGGGTGCTCGGCGACATCGTCGACCGCGCTGCGAAGGCGGATTTCGTTCGGCGAATCGCCGCCCAGCACGGCATCCCGCTCGACCAGGTGGTCGCCGTCGGCGACGGTGCGAACGATCTCGACATGCTCTCCGCCGCCGGCCTCGGCATCGCCTTCAACGCCAAGCCGATCGTGGCCGAACGGGCCGACACCTCGGTGAACGTGCCCTACCTTGACGCCGTGCTCTTCGTGCTCGGGATCAGCCGAGACGAGATCGAGGCCGCCGACGAGGCCGAGGGCAGAGCGCTCAGCTGA
- the purN gene encoding phosphoribosylglycinamide formyltransferase has translation MTTTKRLVVLVSGSGTNLGAVLDACNAGRLDAGVVAVVCNRAGAYALTRAADHDVPALLLERLPGEARADYDARLVELVAPFEPDLVVLAGWMRILTPTFVGRFPVINLHPALPGQFPGAHAIDEAFAAWEAGEITESGVMIHWVPDAGVDEGPVILHAVVPFEAGDTLETFEARVHTVEHRAIVEAIDLALATAEEHHAAHQ, from the coding sequence ATGACGACCACCAAACGACTCGTCGTCCTGGTCTCGGGTTCGGGCACGAATCTGGGCGCCGTTCTGGACGCCTGCAACGCCGGGCGGCTCGACGCCGGCGTGGTTGCGGTCGTGTGCAATCGGGCGGGCGCCTACGCCCTCACGCGAGCCGCCGACCATGACGTGCCGGCGCTGCTGCTCGAACGGTTGCCCGGTGAGGCCCGGGCCGACTACGACGCCCGGCTGGTCGAACTGGTCGCACCGTTCGAGCCCGACCTGGTGGTGTTGGCCGGATGGATGCGGATCCTCACCCCGACCTTCGTCGGCCGCTTCCCGGTGATCAACCTGCACCCGGCCCTGCCCGGCCAGTTCCCCGGTGCCCACGCCATCGACGAAGCGTTCGCCGCCTGGGAAGCCGGTGAGATCACCGAGTCGGGCGTGATGATCCACTGGGTCCCCGATGCCGGCGTCGACGAGGGTCCGGTCATCCTGCATGCCGTGGTCCCGTTCGAAGCCGGTGACACACTGGAGACCTTCGAAGCCCGCGTCCACACCGTCGAACATCGCGCCATCGTCGAGGCCATCGACCTGGCGCTCGCCACCGCCGAGGAGCACCATGCCGCACATCAATGA
- a CDS encoding methylated-DNA--[protein]-cysteine S-methyltransferase: protein MRTPRDATRHATATIDTPVGRLHVLATSEGLSALLWPDLDAELERIRVSPEQLDDRRPAMAGDVERQLEQYFAGARTEFDLPLDPHGTDFQLTVWAALREIPFGLTSSYGQQARAINRPRAIRAVAAANGRNPISIIVPCHRVIGADGSLTGFAGGLDTKAWLLEHERRR, encoded by the coding sequence ATGCGTACACCACGAGACGCCACCAGGCACGCGACGGCCACGATCGACACACCGGTCGGTCGGCTCCATGTGTTGGCGACATCGGAAGGGCTCTCCGCCCTGCTGTGGCCCGACCTCGACGCCGAGCTCGAACGCATCCGCGTGAGTCCAGAACAGCTCGATGACCGGCGGCCAGCGATGGCAGGCGACGTCGAGCGGCAGCTCGAGCAGTATTTCGCCGGTGCCCGGACCGAGTTCGACCTCCCGCTCGACCCGCACGGCACCGACTTCCAACTCACGGTCTGGGCGGCGCTCCGGGAGATCCCGTTCGGTCTCACGTCGAGCTACGGCCAGCAGGCCCGGGCCATCAACCGACCCCGAGCCATTCGAGCCGTGGCCGCCGCCAACGGCAGGAATCCGATCTCGATCATCGTGCCGTGTCATCGGGTGATCGGGGCGGACGGATCACTCACCGGTTTCGCCGGCGGACTCGACACCAAAGCCTGGCTGCTGGAGCACGAACGACGTCGCTAG
- a CDS encoding oxidoreductase produces the protein MNLGSLPGIGWTADDIPDQQGRVAIVTGGNSGLGFETAKALAKAGARVVLAVRTPAKGEVAAEAIVRNLGPGASVSVTRVDLSSVATVRAAADQLLADLDRLDLLINNAGIMATPPQLSVDGVELQFASNHLGHFALTGLLLPLLLATPSSRVVSVSSLAANSGSLIDHDPTSLIGYERFKAYGTTKLANQVFTAELDRRCTAAGVDVAAVAAHPGLAHTNLQNGFSLGSIAQTLTNIGARFVTQPASIGALATLRAATDPNVRSGDYFGPALPGEFFGTPKKLELLPTALDRETGRRLWVRSVELSGVGYAALEGRNGE, from the coding sequence ATGAACCTCGGATCGCTGCCCGGCATCGGCTGGACCGCCGACGACATCCCCGATCAGCAGGGTCGAGTCGCCATCGTTACCGGTGGCAACAGCGGGCTCGGCTTCGAGACGGCGAAGGCACTGGCCAAGGCCGGCGCACGAGTCGTCCTCGCGGTTCGAACCCCGGCGAAGGGTGAGGTGGCTGCCGAGGCGATCGTTCGCAACCTCGGACCGGGCGCATCGGTCTCGGTGACCCGGGTCGACCTGTCGAGCGTGGCGACGGTGCGAGCGGCAGCCGACCAGCTCCTCGCCGATCTGGACCGCCTCGATCTCTTGATCAACAACGCAGGGATCATGGCGACACCACCCCAGCTCAGCGTCGACGGGGTCGAGCTGCAGTTCGCCAGCAACCACCTCGGCCATTTCGCACTCACCGGACTCCTCTTGCCGCTGCTGCTGGCCACGCCCAGCTCGCGAGTGGTGAGTGTGTCGAGCCTGGCCGCCAACTCCGGCTCGCTCATCGACCATGACCCCACCTCGCTGATCGGCTACGAGCGTTTCAAGGCCTATGGCACCACCAAGCTGGCCAACCAGGTCTTCACCGCCGAACTCGATCGGCGCTGCACCGCCGCAGGGGTCGACGTTGCCGCCGTCGCCGCCCATCCCGGGCTGGCGCACACCAACCTCCAGAACGGCTTCTCACTCGGCAGCATCGCCCAGACGCTCACCAACATCGGCGCCAGGTTCGTCACCCAGCCAGCCTCGATCGGCGCCCTCGCCACCCTGCGCGCCGCCACCGATCCCAACGTCCGAAGCGGCGACTACTTCGGGCCAGCACTCCCCGGCGAGTTCTTCGGGACGCCCAAGAAGCTCGAACTCTTGCCCACCGCGCTCGACCGCGAGACGGGTCGAAGATTGTGGGTACGCTCGGTCGAACTGAGCGGTGTCGGCTACGCAGCGTTGGAGGGACGCAATGGCGAGTGA
- a CDS encoding AlkA N-terminal domain-containing protein yields the protein MTPPTVDPPLEAWMLAVESRDARFDGWVIVGVTSTGIYCRPSCPTPVRPKRSNMAFFPTPASAQAAGFRACKRCAPDASPGSPEWNRRDDLVARAVRAVDDGVVDREGVDGLARRLHVSARHLHRLLARELGVGPLALARARRARTARALIETTDLAFSDVAFASGFESIRQFNDTIREVFAQTPTQLRAATSHRRDVAAPNWIDVRLGVREPFAVDQVWGWLAAHAIAGVEEVDGAIFRRSLRLPGGHGVVELEPVTASGGGAWIQARYRLDDFADLAAAVQASRRLLDLDADPTIIDDALTRDRSIAALVQRQPGLRSPGDVSGSDATIRAVLHQQVSLASARAMAARLVGQLGEPLAEPVGAVTTVFPGAEVWAAADPSSLGLTTARADTVVRVATALADDTLDVSPLADRAAARAQLLAIKGIGPWTASIVALRGLADPDAFTTSDLALNRVAQELGVAEVGDAAGLERAATAWRPWRSYAMHHLWHHYLTKKDED from the coding sequence ATGACACCACCGACGGTCGATCCACCCCTCGAAGCCTGGATGCTCGCGGTCGAGAGCCGGGACGCTCGCTTCGATGGTTGGGTGATCGTCGGCGTGACCTCGACCGGCATCTATTGCCGGCCGAGCTGTCCAACACCGGTCCGGCCCAAGCGGTCGAACATGGCGTTCTTCCCCACGCCGGCCTCGGCGCAGGCTGCCGGCTTCCGGGCGTGCAAGCGTTGTGCTCCTGATGCGTCGCCGGGATCGCCGGAGTGGAACCGACGCGACGATCTCGTTGCCCGAGCGGTGCGAGCGGTCGATGACGGTGTCGTCGACCGAGAGGGCGTCGACGGCCTGGCTCGTCGATTGCACGTGAGTGCTCGGCACCTGCACCGTCTGCTCGCCCGAGAACTCGGGGTCGGTCCGCTGGCGTTGGCTCGAGCCCGCCGGGCCCGAACAGCCCGAGCGCTCATCGAGACGACCGACCTGGCTTTCTCCGACGTCGCGTTCGCCTCAGGTTTCGAGAGCATCCGCCAGTTCAACGACACGATCCGAGAGGTGTTCGCCCAGACGCCGACCCAGCTTCGAGCGGCCACCTCCCACCGACGAGACGTGGCCGCGCCGAACTGGATCGACGTGCGACTCGGAGTGCGCGAACCCTTTGCCGTCGATCAGGTGTGGGGCTGGCTGGCCGCTCACGCGATCGCCGGTGTCGAAGAGGTCGACGGCGCCATCTTCCGGCGGAGTCTCCGCCTCCCGGGCGGGCATGGTGTCGTCGAGCTCGAACCGGTCACCGCGTCGGGTGGTGGTGCCTGGATCCAGGCTCGCTACCGGCTCGACGATTTCGCCGATCTCGCAGCGGCGGTCCAGGCGAGTCGCCGCCTCCTCGACCTCGATGCCGATCCGACCATCATCGACGACGCCCTCACCCGGGACCGCTCGATCGCCGCACTGGTGCAGCGCCAGCCCGGGCTCCGCTCGCCCGGCGACGTTTCGGGCAGCGATGCGACCATCCGAGCCGTCCTGCACCAGCAGGTGTCGTTGGCGAGTGCCCGGGCGATGGCTGCTCGACTCGTCGGGCAGTTGGGTGAGCCGTTAGCCGAGCCGGTGGGCGCTGTCACGACCGTCTTCCCCGGTGCCGAGGTCTGGGCTGCGGCCGATCCGAGTTCGCTGGGACTCACCACGGCCCGCGCCGACACCGTCGTGCGGGTCGCAACCGCACTCGCCGACGACACCCTCGATGTCTCGCCGTTGGCGGACCGAGCCGCGGCGCGAGCACAGCTCCTGGCGATCAAGGGCATCGGCCCGTGGACCGCTTCGATCGTCGCCCTTCGAGGACTCGCCGATCCCGACGCCTTCACCACGAGCGATCTGGCGTTGAACCGTGTCGCGCAGGAGCTCGGTGTCGCCGAGGTGGGTGATGCGGCCGGACTCGAGCGGGCCGCAACGGCGTGGCGACCGTGGCGGTCGTACGCCATGCACCACCTGTGGCACCACTATCTGACGAAGAAGGACGAGGATTGA
- a CDS encoding D-cysteine desulfhydrase family protein, protein MLPPMVDFAARNTPIRPADRLGAALGLPAGTLWFKRDDLTGLAGGGNKSRKLELLVGDALAQGCDVLVTGGAAQSNHVRATGSAARAAGLDCVAVLAESEPKTVPEGNLVLDDLFGIDIVWTTVEQRAAAFDATIERLRSEGRRPYEIPLGGSSPVGAAAYATCATEIELALDAAGSARPLVVTAVGTGGTHAGLAAGFGDHSRVQGYDVAAVPTVDAHIAPLADAIADLLGQERPTGEVRLDRSQASVPYGEPTDAVFEALRLVADTEGVVLDPVYSGRAMAGLIGGVARGEFTGETTIVFVHTGGMPALFTARYRDRFRVG, encoded by the coding sequence ATGCTCCCACCCATGGTCGACTTTGCTGCCCGCAACACGCCGATCCGGCCGGCCGACCGGTTGGGAGCAGCGCTCGGACTCCCCGCCGGCACCCTCTGGTTCAAGCGGGACGATCTCACGGGTCTCGCCGGCGGAGGGAACAAGTCGCGCAAGCTCGAGCTGCTCGTCGGGGATGCACTCGCCCAGGGCTGTGATGTGCTCGTCACCGGGGGCGCGGCTCAGTCGAACCATGTGCGAGCCACCGGGTCGGCGGCGCGTGCGGCGGGGCTGGACTGCGTTGCCGTGCTGGCCGAGTCGGAACCGAAGACCGTCCCCGAGGGCAATCTCGTGCTCGACGACCTCTTCGGGATCGACATCGTGTGGACCACCGTCGAGCAGCGTGCTGCCGCCTTCGATGCCACGATCGAGCGGCTACGGTCCGAGGGCCGGCGGCCCTACGAGATCCCGCTCGGGGGATCGTCACCGGTCGGTGCCGCCGCCTACGCCACGTGTGCGACCGAGATCGAGTTGGCACTCGATGCCGCGGGATCGGCCCGCCCACTGGTCGTCACCGCCGTCGGCACCGGCGGCACCCACGCGGGGCTCGCTGCAGGATTCGGCGATCATTCGCGAGTGCAGGGCTATGACGTTGCTGCGGTGCCGACGGTGGACGCACACATCGCCCCGTTGGCGGATGCCATCGCCGATCTCCTCGGCCAAGAACGACCGACCGGCGAGGTTCGACTCGATCGTTCGCAGGCGTCGGTGCCCTACGGCGAGCCCACCGACGCGGTGTTCGAGGCGTTGCGACTCGTCGCCGACACCGAGGGCGTGGTGCTCGACCCGGTGTACTCGGGTCGCGCGATGGCCGGACTCATCGGCGGGGTGGCACGGGGCGAGTTCACGGGCGAAACCACCATCGTGTTCGTCCATACCGGCGGGATGCCGGCACTGTTCACGGCCCGGTATCGCGACCGGTTCCGCGTGGGGTGA